One region of Anabaena sphaerica FACHB-251 genomic DNA includes:
- a CDS encoding efflux RND transporter permease subunit, which yields MFANFFIKRPVFAIVCALVMLIVGIISIPILPVEQYPDISPVQINVTANYIGANAQVVEETVTTVLERQINGVEGLKYITSTSSSDGTSNITVTFDQGYDIDTAAADVQNRVLLAEPKLPEVVRQTGVSVTKQSSGIVLAMALYSEGDKYDDTFISNYADLYVLDRLRRIKGVGNIATFGDRRYAMRLWLDPTQLANRKLTTEDVINAIHQQNLQLGIGSIGQPPAPNGQMYQIELQTQGRLKEADEFANIVIKAGTDGTIVKLKDVGRAELGAENYSSFARYSGNVAVGYQILQIPGSNALKIANAVKAEMEQIAKDFPPGLKYEFPYDSSLFVEASRQEVVKNLLESIALVVLVIFVFLQDWRTTLIPAITIPISLIGTFAFVKVFNFSLNSLTLFGLTLGSGMVVDDAIIIVEQINRFIQDKKMNPRQAATESMKELFGAVIATSLVLMAMFIPVGFFPGTTGQLYKQFALTIVFSIIISTFIAITLTPALSAMLLRKTETPHGLLGWIFGAINWLLDGIQKVYQQILKLLIHLKFVVLLLFIASLLWTGWLYLRVPTAFLPEEDQGYFINLVQGPDGTSLNYTREVAKQAEKELLNIPEIEGTFAMGGVGFSGNTPNRGLIFAPLKSWDVRKTAAQTASAIVNQARGKLINIKDAFVFAVNPPTIQSLGSVGGFVFQLQDRGDRNNSDINNLVKISHDLIGKANQTPGLQGVFSTYTANAPQLLIEVDREKAEVLQVPVRDIFSTLQTFIGSRYVNDFNAFGRTYRVYVQADQQFRANPEDISQLYVRSGKGEMISLNSLVTVKPTTGPQTINHYNLYRSIEINGAAAPGFSSGQAIETMKNLAASVLPKNMSYEWSGITLEELESGGQAPIIFGLGIFFVFLVLAAQYNNFIDPLIILLSVPLAVLGALLAESWRGLYNDVYCQVGLVMLIGLASKNAILIVEFANQLREQGFSITKAAVKASGERLRPILMTAISTLLGIWPLAVATGAGSASRQSLGTAVFGGMFVATFLSLFVVPILYIIITQIRSLFISRSKTRHQVGELAKTSGVDVLS from the coding sequence ATGTTTGCAAACTTCTTCATCAAACGCCCAGTATTTGCTATAGTCTGCGCTTTAGTAATGCTCATTGTAGGAATCATCAGCATTCCCATCCTACCAGTAGAACAATACCCCGATATAAGTCCCGTACAAATTAACGTCACCGCCAATTATATTGGTGCTAACGCCCAAGTTGTGGAAGAAACCGTCACCACAGTTTTAGAACGCCAAATTAATGGTGTCGAAGGCTTAAAATATATCACCTCCACCAGCAGCAGTGACGGTACAAGCAACATCACCGTTACCTTTGATCAAGGATATGATATTGATACTGCGGCCGCAGATGTGCAGAATCGAGTTTTGTTAGCAGAACCAAAATTACCCGAAGTAGTCCGCCAAACAGGGGTTTCTGTGACAAAACAATCTAGTGGTATCGTCTTAGCAATGGCTTTGTATAGTGAAGGTGATAAATACGATGACACCTTTATCAGTAATTACGCTGACCTTTATGTTTTAGATCGCCTCAGAAGAATCAAAGGAGTGGGTAACATTGCCACCTTTGGCGATCGCCGTTATGCAATGCGGTTATGGCTAGACCCTACCCAACTTGCTAACCGCAAACTTACCACAGAAGATGTAATTAACGCCATTCATCAACAAAACCTACAGTTAGGGATCGGCAGTATTGGACAACCACCCGCACCTAACGGACAAATGTATCAAATTGAATTGCAAACCCAAGGACGATTAAAAGAAGCTGATGAATTTGCAAACATCGTCATCAAAGCAGGTACAGATGGAACAATAGTTAAGTTAAAAGATGTCGGTCGTGCGGAACTGGGAGCAGAAAATTACAGTTCCTTTGCTCGTTATAGTGGTAATGTTGCCGTTGGTTATCAAATTCTACAAATTCCTGGCAGCAATGCTTTAAAAATTGCCAATGCTGTAAAAGCAGAAATGGAACAAATTGCAAAGGACTTTCCACCAGGATTGAAATATGAATTTCCCTACGATTCCTCATTATTTGTAGAAGCATCTCGCCAAGAAGTTGTCAAAAATTTATTGGAATCTATTGCGCTGGTTGTCTTAGTAATTTTTGTGTTCTTACAAGACTGGCGCACTACCCTAATTCCCGCAATTACAATTCCGATTTCTTTAATTGGGACATTTGCCTTTGTTAAGGTTTTCAATTTTTCACTTAACAGCTTGACTTTATTTGGTTTAACTTTAGGATCGGGGATGGTGGTAGACGATGCAATCATAATTGTCGAACAAATTAACCGCTTTATCCAAGATAAAAAAATGAATCCCCGACAAGCAGCTACTGAATCAATGAAAGAACTGTTTGGAGCGGTAATTGCCACCTCCCTTGTACTCATGGCTATGTTTATTCCTGTGGGATTCTTCCCTGGAACAACGGGACAACTATATAAACAATTTGCCCTAACAATTGTTTTTTCAATCATAATTTCCACTTTTATTGCTATTACCTTAACTCCTGCTTTGTCGGCTATGTTGTTGCGGAAAACAGAAACACCACACGGTTTATTAGGCTGGATTTTTGGAGCAATTAATTGGTTACTTGACGGGATACAAAAGGTATATCAACAAATTCTCAAGTTACTCATTCACTTAAAATTTGTTGTTTTATTGTTATTTATTGCCTCTTTATTATGGACAGGTTGGTTATATTTGCGTGTTCCCACAGCATTTTTACCAGAAGAAGACCAAGGTTATTTTATTAATTTAGTCCAAGGTCCAGACGGAACTTCACTCAACTACACCCGTGAAGTTGCCAAACAAGCAGAAAAAGAACTTTTGAACATCCCAGAAATTGAAGGTACTTTTGCAATGGGTGGTGTAGGTTTTAGTGGTAATACTCCCAACAGAGGTTTAATATTTGCACCGTTAAAATCTTGGGATGTGCGAAAAACAGCCGCACAAACAGCATCAGCAATTGTGAATCAAGCTAGAGGTAAACTTATCAATATTAAAGACGCTTTTGTATTTGCGGTTAACCCTCCCACCATTCAAAGTTTAGGGAGTGTGGGCGGTTTTGTATTTCAATTGCAAGATAGAGGAGATAGAAATAATAGCGATATTAATAACTTAGTTAAAATCAGCCATGATTTGATCGGTAAAGCAAATCAAACCCCAGGATTACAAGGAGTATTTAGCACCTATACCGCTAACGCACCCCAGTTATTAATAGAAGTTGATCGGGAAAAAGCCGAAGTTTTACAAGTTCCAGTGAGAGATATTTTTAGCACCTTACAAACTTTCATTGGTTCACGCTACGTTAATGATTTTAATGCTTTTGGTCGCACCTACCGAGTTTATGTACAAGCGGATCAACAATTTCGCGCTAACCCAGAAGATATCAGCCAATTATATGTACGTTCAGGCAAGGGTGAAATGATTTCTCTTAATAGTTTGGTGACAGTAAAACCAACCACTGGACCACAAACAATTAATCATTATAACCTCTATCGTTCCATAGAAATTAATGGTGCTGCTGCACCTGGTTTTAGTTCTGGACAAGCAATAGAAACAATGAAAAATTTAGCTGCTTCTGTTTTACCTAAAAACATGAGTTATGAATGGTCAGGTATTACTTTAGAAGAATTAGAATCTGGCGGACAAGCACCTATTATATTCGGTTTAGGAATTTTCTTTGTGTTCCTAGTCCTGGCTGCTCAATACAATAATTTTATTGACCCCTTAATTATTTTATTGTCAGTTCCCTTAGCAGTTTTAGGAGCATTGTTAGCCGAATCCTGGCGCGGTTTATATAACGATGTTTACTGTCAAGTTGGGTTAGTAATGTTAATTGGTTTAGCTAGTAAAAATGCGATTTTAATTGTTGAATTTGCTAACCAATTACGCGAACAGGGATTTTCAATTACTAAAGCTGCTGTCAAAGCTTCTGGTGAAAGATTAAGACCAATTTTGATGACTGCAATTTCCACTTTATTGGGAATTTGGCCTCTAGCTGTCGCTACTGGAGCAGGTTCAGCTAGTCGTCAATCTTTGGGTACTGCGGTTTTTGGGGGAATGTTTGTTGCTACTTTCTTGAGTTTATTTGTAGTACCTATTTTGTATATCATCATTACTCAAATTCGCTCACTTTTTATAAGTAGATCAAAAACCAGACATCAAGTAGGTGAATTAGCAAAAACATCAGGAGTTGATGTACTTTCCTAA
- a CDS encoding heavy-metal-associated domain-containing protein, with protein MTIQLTIPKLACSSCADAVTTAIKKVDAAATVKADTKTKTVSVETQASETVVKDAIASAGYPSI; from the coding sequence ATGACAATACAACTTACTATTCCTAAACTAGCTTGTTCATCTTGCGCGGATGCAGTGACAACAGCAATTAAAAAAGTTGATGCTGCTGCTACCGTGAAAGCTGACACAAAAACCAAAACTGTTAGTGTAGAAACTCAAGCATCAGAGACAGTTGTTAAAGATGCGATCGCCTCTGCTGGTTATCCATCTATCTAG
- a CDS encoding DUF1778 domain-containing protein, translating to MFYPDFMLDVACREAEKVICDQTFFALDEKKYQEFIDILDAPPKADEELRKFLAAKSPWD from the coding sequence GTGTTCTACCCTGATTTCATGCTAGATGTCGCTTGTAGAGAAGCAGAAAAAGTAATTTGTGATCAAACTTTTTTTGCTTTAGATGAAAAAAAATATCAAGAATTTATTGATATTTTAGATGCACCACCTAAAGCAGATGAGGAACTACGTAAGTTTTTGGCTGCTAAATCACCTTGGGATTAA
- a CDS encoding efflux RND transporter periplasmic adaptor subunit, with the protein MNPTESQTPNLDFEDNFQEELQLKPSQKPWLWLLTTLLLVGGGITAWRVLTPTPKPPVATAAAPPGVPVKLSTLPVTKIEQSSNFIANLQSRRSVNLRPRIQGQVSQIFVKAGDEVKAGTPILQVDAEEKKVEISGMDAAVLAAQSQLENAKATLKSIEAERLSKQADVKLNELDYQRYSYLANEGAISRQTQDQYANKLATAKASLNAIDAQIQAQKAAISQAQKTVQQAQAATKQQQVQLKYYQITAPFTGKVGDIPIKIGDFVDTSTQLATITENQTLEVNISVPVQQATRLRPGMTLQLIDERGKNIGSSRIFFIAANTANDTQSVLVKSLFDNSRRQLRADQLIKAKVIWEQRPGVLIPTTTVVRLGAETFVYVAEKSPDQKQLIAKLKPVKLGNIQNNQYQILKGLSPGEKIVISGLLNLKDGTPIIPE; encoded by the coding sequence ATGAATCCCACAGAAAGCCAAACTCCAAACCTAGATTTTGAAGATAATTTTCAGGAAGAATTACAGTTAAAACCATCCCAAAAACCTTGGTTGTGGTTATTAACAACTTTACTATTAGTAGGGGGAGGAATTACAGCTTGGCGAGTGCTGACTCCCACTCCCAAACCCCCGGTAGCTACTGCTGCTGCACCTCCTGGAGTCCCAGTCAAATTATCCACCTTACCAGTAACAAAAATTGAACAAAGTTCAAATTTTATTGCTAATCTTCAATCACGTCGTTCAGTAAATTTACGTCCCAGAATTCAAGGACAAGTTAGCCAAATTTTTGTCAAAGCAGGAGATGAAGTAAAAGCAGGAACACCAATTTTACAAGTAGATGCTGAAGAAAAAAAAGTAGAAATTAGCGGGATGGATGCAGCAGTATTAGCAGCACAGTCGCAATTAGAAAATGCCAAAGCTACCCTGAAATCTATAGAAGCTGAACGGTTATCAAAACAAGCTGATGTCAAACTAAATGAATTAGACTATCAAAGATATTCTTACCTTGCTAACGAAGGTGCAATATCTCGTCAAACTCAGGATCAATATGCAAACAAACTAGCCACAGCGAAAGCCAGTTTGAACGCCATTGATGCTCAAATTCAAGCCCAAAAAGCTGCCATTTCTCAAGCCCAAAAAACCGTACAACAAGCTCAAGCAGCTACCAAACAACAACAAGTTCAATTAAAATATTATCAAATCACTGCTCCCTTTACTGGGAAGGTGGGAGATATCCCCATTAAAATTGGTGACTTTGTAGATACTTCCACACAATTAGCAACAATTACCGAAAATCAAACATTAGAAGTTAATATTTCCGTACCCGTGCAACAAGCGACCAGGTTACGTCCAGGAATGACATTACAACTAATAGATGAACGGGGTAAAAATATCGGTAGTAGTCGGATATTTTTCATCGCTGCTAACACAGCTAACGATACACAATCAGTCTTAGTAAAATCACTATTTGATAATTCTCGCAGACAATTACGAGCAGATCAACTTATTAAAGCCAAAGTAATTTGGGAACAACGCCCAGGAGTATTAATTCCCACTACAACCGTCGTCCGTTTAGGTGCAGAAACCTTCGTTTATGTTGCCGAAAAATCACCAGATCAAAAACAATTAATAGCTAAACTCAAACCAGTAAAACTAGGAAACATTCAAAATAATCAATATCAAATTCTCAAAGGTTTATCACCAGGAGAAAAAATAGTTATTTCTGGGTTACTCAATTTAAAAGATGGAACTCCAATTATCCCTGAGTAG